In Arthrobacter sp. MN05-02, the genomic stretch TGGCGACCACCAAGTGGAGGGCCACGTTCGAGGGTGAGGCCGCACACGCGGCAGCCTCTCCCGAGAGGGGGCGGCACGCGCTCGCCGCCGCGGCGCAGGCCACCCTCGCGATCCTCGCCCTTCCACGCTTTGCGGAGGCCGATACGCGCGTCAACGTCGGCACCTTCCATGCGGACGGGAGCGCCAACATCATCCCCGCCCTCGCGACGATCACCTACGAGACGCGCTCGACGTCGAACAGTGTCCTCGACGACCTCGACCGCCGCGCCGAAGCCGCCGTGCAGGGCGCGGCCGGGATGTACGGCGTCACCGCGACCACGAAGGCCTACGGCAGGGCCGCGGTGTCGCTGCCGGACGACGCGCTGCTCGACGACGTCGGGCGTGCGGCCAGGAGCGTTCCCGCCATCACCGCCTACACGCCCAGCGGCGCCTCCGGAGGTGGCAGCGACGACGCCCACCTGCTCATCCGGGAGGTGCAGGAGACCGGCGGACTCGGCACCTACATCTTCGTCGGCGCGTCCAACCCCGCCCCGCACCACCACCGCCGGTTCGACATCGACGAGGACGCCCTCGGAATCGCCGTCGACCTGCTCGAGGCCCTCTTCCGGGGCTGATGCCGCCGAGACGCTGGACCGGACGGGCAGGCGGTGCCAAGGTGGGTCCATGGTCGGCGAAGACGATGTACGGTCCGTGTGCCTCGCCCTGCCCGGGACCTCCGAGAGGCTGAGCTGGAACCGTCCGGCATGGTTCGCCCGCGCCCTCTTCGCCCGCATGTGGGAGGACACGGTGCTGACGGTGAAGACGGACGAACGCCCGGCGCTGCTCGCCACCGCGCCGGAGATCTTCTTCCTCCATCCGCATCACGAACGGTACGAGGAGCTCGTCCTCGTCCGCCTGGATCCCCTCGATCCCCGCCAACTGTCGGAGCTGATCGCCGAGTCGTACCGGATCGCACATGGGCGCCATGCCGAGCAGAACGAGCCCGATCCGGTGCGGAAGTGAAATAAGTCACCTTCCGGTAGGGCTGTTCCTTCGCAGCCCCCGCGTCCTGACGGGCGAGCAGGTAGTTCTCCGTCCCGATGTGCGAGTATCCCGACCCCCTTCCCACGTAGCCGGGCGCCCGAACGGCCGCGGGCTAGGTAGGCAGTCACGTGGGTGGTACTCGTGAAGCGGTCGCCGTCCGGCCGATAGCTTGACAACGGTGCTCGCTGGTGATGCCGGCGACGACGCATCCATCCCGTCCGGATGGGCGTACAACCGGGACTGCTCCACGCAGGCGCCCCAGCATCCCTCTCACACCTGTCTCACTCACGTCTCACACGAGGCCGTCATCCCGTCCTGCGCGGCGAGCGGCCCAGGGGAAACCATGACCTCTCTGCAGTCCCTCCTTCAGGACTCCTTTGCCCGACGCCGCACGATGGTCATCATCGTCGCGCTCCTCCTGACGGCCCTCGTGCCGATGGCCGACACCATCCTCCCCGCGGGCTGGTCCTACGCCCTGCTGGCCGCCGGCGTCCTGCTGGTCATGGTCACCCTGCTCCTGCTCGCGCGGCCCGGCGCCGCCGGTTCCGGCAGCGACCGGGTGGCGTCCGACGGCGGCGCACGGCCGGGCGCCGGCCTCCTGCTGTACCTGGCGCCGGTCATCCTCCTGAACCTGGTGTACCCGCTCGTCAGCCCGGCGATGGCAGCGGTCGAGGTCGGCGGCGTGCAGCTCACCCTCGTGGTGCTGGCCTCCTCCATCACCGTCCCCGTGGCTGGCGCAGGCCGCCTGCCTTCCCGCCTACCGCGCGATCGGCGACCTGATGGCGGAACGCGACATGGCCGCCATCACCCGCCGCTTCTGCACCACCTGGCCGGCGATGTTCGTCCAGGCCGTGCCGCTCGTGGTGGTCTTCGCCGTCCCGCTCTGGCTCGCGACCCGCTGGTCCTTCTCGGCCCTGGCCACCTACGCGGCCCTCTGCGCCCTCCACCTCCTCTTCGTCCAGTCCCTCGTCCTCGCCAACGTCGGTGACCGGCGCGGACTCTGGGCCATCGCCTGGCTCGCCTACGCCGCGGCACTCTTCGCGGCGCCCACCGTCTGGTGGCTGCCACCGCTGCTCGGAGCGCTCACGCAGATCGCCGCCATGGGACGGGGACTCGCGTCCATCAGCCTCACCCAGCGCCTCGGTGCCCGCGACTTCTCGACGGACCTCGTCCGCGGACTCCTCCTCGGTGCCGTCCTGTGGGCCGACAAGTTCGTCCTGTTCCTCGTCACCGGCGGGGATTTCCAGGTGGTGATCGTCTTCCTCGCGATGCTGCCCGCCGTCATCGCCTACAACTACTACTTCGTGAACCTCGCTCCGCGTGTGGACGAGGCCGTCGCGACCCTGCACCGGACCATCGCCGAGGAGCCACTCACCGTCCTCGCCCTGAGGTCCCAAGCGGCTGAGCCGGACGGTGGACCGCGCCATCCTGAGCACAGGCGCCGTCGGCATGGTGCTCACGCTCGTCATCTCGCTGCTCCTCGAGGGCATCCAGCCGGTGAACGTCCTCCTGACCGTCTCCGTGGGAGTCGCATCCTGGGCCTTCATGATCCTGACGCTCCTCAGCTACGAACTGGACTACATCGGGGAGAAGGTCCTTCCGCAGGTCCTTGGCGGTATCCACCTGGCACTCTGCGTGGCAGCCTTCCTGCTGGTCGGGGCGACGCAGGACGCCACAGGCGCGGCCCTCGCATACGGGGCGCTCGTGGTGGCGGATCTCGCGCTCGTCGCCGTCGCCTGGGTGCTGTACAAGCGGCACTGGGCCCAGCCCGAGTACACGCTGTTCTGGCGCCACGCCACGTCCTGGTAACCGTCCCCGCCACGCCTCCCTCCACCCGCTTTCAGCCCACGAAGGAAGAACGATGTACGTGTTCAAGACCCCGAAGGCCCGTCGCGCAGCACTCGAGCAGTCCCCGGCCGTGATCCCCCCGGCGCAGGCTGCAGCGCAGGGCTACTACGAGGACGTGGACGTGGCGATCGTCATGGAGTCCACCTACCCCTACCTCAAGGGTGGCGTCTCGGCCGTGGTCCACGACATCGTCACGCACAACCCCGACCTGACCTATGGGATCATCCACATCACCTGGGACTCCGAAGCCCCCCATGAGGACCTCTACGGCATGCCCGACAACGTGGTCTGGGTGCGCCCCGTCTACCTGAGCATGCAGGAGCACCGGCACGATTTCATGGCGGTGTCCGCGAAGGACCTCGGCATGACACCCGCCGAGCGCGCGGCCCTCGCCGACCGCCTCTTCGATGCGCTCTACGCACTGTCCGAGCGGCGCGAGGTGGAGCCGCTCTGGGAACTCATCGACGAGGGTTTCAACGCGCGCACCCGCACCTACCCGCTCTGGGCCCTGCTGGGAACGCGGGAGTTCATGGAGGCCCTCTCCGTCCGCATGCCCCAGCTCGACCTGTCCCTCGCGGACTCCTTCTGGACGCTGCGCAACTTCCTCTCGCTCGCGTACGCCGTCCTCGGGGACACGATGCCGAGGGCGCGCGTCTACCACGCACACACCACGGGCTACGCCTCGCTGCTCGGTGCCGCCGCCGCGCGGGACCACGACACCTCGTTCCTGCTGACCGAGCACAACCTCTACGTGCGCGACACCGTGAACACCCTGCTGGACCGCAACATGGCGCTGTCCATCACCTCGGAGGACTACCGGACGTTCGACGTCACGCCGGAGCAGCGCGCCTGGATGGCGTGGTGGACCGAGATGGGCCACTTCTGCTACCCGAGCGCCGCCCTGATCACCTATCTGTACCCGACGGCGATCACCGAGGCCGCGCGCCTCGGCACCGACATCGACAAGGCGGTCGTCGTGCCCAACGCCATGGTCATCGAGGAGTTCGACGACAAGTACCGCGCACGGCTCGCCGCGCAGGAACACCTGGAGCAGCATGGTGACGACCACACGTGGAGCCTCGTCTACATCGCCCGCGTGGTGCCGATCAAGGGACTGCTCGATCTCCTGTCGAGCATGGACATCCTGCGCCGCCACGGCTTCCCGAACCTCCACCTCGAGGTCCTCGGCCCCACCGAGCACGTGCCCGAGTACTACGAGGCGTGCCTGGCCAAGATCGACAGCCTGGGACTGCACGACCACGTGACCATCCACGGCACGGTCAACGTCCGGGACA encodes the following:
- the pelF gene encoding pellicle/biofilm biosynthesis glycosyltransferase PelF is translated as MYVFKTPKARRAALEQSPAVIPPAQAAAQGYYEDVDVAIVMESTYPYLKGGVSAVVHDIVTHNPDLTYGIIHITWDSEAPHEDLYGMPDNVVWVRPVYLSMQEHRHDFMAVSAKDLGMTPAERAALADRLFDALYALSERREVEPLWELIDEGFNARTRTYPLWALLGTREFMEALSVRMPQLDLSLADSFWTLRNFLSLAYAVLGDTMPRARVYHAHTTGYASLLGAAAARDHDTSFLLTEHNLYVRDTVNTLLDRNMALSITSEDYRTFDVTPEQRAWMAWWTEMGHFCYPSAALITYLYPTAITEAARLGTDIDKAVVVPNAMVIEEFDDKYRARLAAQEHLEQHGDDHTWSLVYIARVVPIKGLLDLLSSMDILRRHGFPNLHLEVLGPTEHVPEYYEACLAKIDSLGLHDHVTIHGTVNVRDMLDQFDLLVLPSYNEGQPIVVLEAMAAGIPTVGTDVGGMRQLIGDELFTTDGRTVGSCGELVVAGDVQQMAENIRAVIGNRELYAEYAANARTRVQEFFQMHEIMSSYNEIYRTVGDITDLRGLDTAQFEDVSRIDS